A genomic window from Populus alba chromosome 19, ASM523922v2, whole genome shotgun sequence includes:
- the LOC118029540 gene encoding uncharacterized GPI-anchored protein At4g28100 codes for MQTLLTIFLFTSSFIPSLSSFLSEPVSGQNQPLKPGDYSNPNTVPAFPVQTESQICHLDLSAELFGGVNDACGRDLDRSRCCPVLAAWLFAAHARSALQVQAPAPTSAPDLPMMPDDSQKCVNSLQSALLSKNVKLAQPNASCDAILCFCGIRLHQIGSLSCPAAFNVSSAFHNATPTAAVKNLEKNCKNSTYSGCTKCLGALQKLKAKNETQDKSTRDERASKMFERDCQLMGLTWLLARNKTQYIPTVSAVLRAIMYSTHPPVHESKCSPDQENMPLAVDSLQFGKAQSSSSSRLTSSSSLWSGLRFHVLPLLILVSLFG; via the exons atgcaaactttaCTCACAATATTCCTCTTTACTTCTTCATTCATTCCCTCTCTTTCAAGCTTCCTATCTGAGCCAGTCTCTGGCCAAAACCAGCCTCTAAAACCAGGAGACTATTCAAACCCCAACACAGTCCCTGCATTTCCAGTCCAAACTGAGTCTCAAATTTGCCACTTGGACCTTTCAGCTGAGCTTTTTGGTGGTGTAAATGATGCATGTGGTAGAGACCTTGACCGTAGCCGGTGCTGTCCAGTTCTTGCAGCTTGGCTCTTTGCAGCTCATGCAAGGTCAGCCCTCCAAGTCCAAGCTCCAGCCCCAACATCAGCACCTGATTTGCCAATGATGCCTGATGATTCGCAAAAATGTGTGAATTCATTACAAAGTGCACTTTTGAGTAAAAATGTGAAGTTGGCACAGCCTAATGCTAGCTGTGATGCTATATTGTGTTTTTGTGGGATTAGGCTTCATCAGATTGGTTCACTTAGTTGTCCTGCTGCTTTTAATGTGAGTTCTGCGTTTCATAATGCAACTCCTACTGCTGCTGTAAAGAATTTGGAGAAGAACTGTAAGAATTCCACTTATTCAGGGTGTACAAAGTGCCTTGGTGCTCTCCAAAAG CTGAAGGCCAAGAATGAAACACAAGACAAGAGCACAAGGGATGAGAGGGCAAGCAAAATGTTCGAAAGGGATTGCCAACTAATGGGTCTAACATGGCTACTTGCAAGAAACAAAACTCAGTACATCCCCACAGTTTCTGCTGTTTTAAGAGCTATAATGTATAGCACACACCCACCAGTCCATGAATCCAAGTGTAGCCCTGATCAAGAAAACATGCCACTGGCTGTTGATTCGCTGCAGTTCGGGAAGGCCCagtcatcatcttcttcaagaCTAACATCATCGTCATCATTATGGTCTGGTCTTCGTTTCCATGTTTTGCCCCTCCTGATTTTAGTTTCTTTGTTTGGATAA
- the LOC118029541 gene encoding equilibrative nucleotide transporter 3: MAALDGSEAPAKLKGKYAAMLVCWLLGIGCLFSWNSMLTIEDYYVYIFPHYHPSRVLTLVYQPFALGTIAVLTYNEAKINTRLRNLFGYALFFLSTLLVLVLDLATSGKGGIGTFIGVCAISGAFGVADAHVQGGMVGDLSFMQPEFIQSFLAGLAASGALTSALRLITKAAFDNSQDGLRKGAILFFALCTFFELLCVLLYAYIFPKLDIVKHYRSKAASEGSKTVSADLAAGGIQTSLKPEAQEDPKQLERLSNKELLLQNIDYAIDMLLIYVLTLSIFPGFLSEDTGTHSLGGWYALVLIAMYNVCDLIGRYIPLLKFLKLESRKGLMIAILSRFLLVPAFYFTAKYGDQGWMIMLTSFLGLTNGYLTVCVLTSAPKGYKGPEQNALGNLLVLFLLGGIFAGVTLDWLWLIGKGW; this comes from the exons ATGGCAGCACTTGATGGCAGCGAAGCTCCTGCTAAGCTTAAG GGAAAGTATGCTGCTATGTTAGTATGTTGGCTGCTTGGAATTGGTTGCCTCTTTTCATGGAATAGTATGCTCACAATTGAAGATTATTATGTTTACATTTTCCCG CACTACCACCCTTCAAGGGTCCTTACTCTTGTATATCAACCCTTTGCCCTGGGTACAATTGCAGTGCTGACATACAATGAGGCAAAGATCAATACCAGATTGAGGAACTTATTTGGATATGCTCTTTTCTTCCTCAGCACTCTTTTGGTTTTAGTA TTGGATTTAGCTACATCGGGAAAAGGAGGTATTGGAACTTTCATTGGAGTTTGTGCAATTAGTGGTGCTTTTGGAGTCGCAGATGCGCATGTGCAGGGTGGGATGGTTGGCGACCTGTCTTTCATGCAGCCTGAATTTATTCAG TCTTTCCTTGCTGGTTTAGCAGCATCCGGGGCTCTAACCTCTGCATTGAGGCTAATTACAAAAGCAGCATTTGACAATTCTCAGGATGGTCTTCGCAAGGGAGCCA TTCTATTTTTTGCCCTCTGTACCTTTTTTGAGCTTCTCTGTGTTCTTCTCTATGCTTACATTTTCCCCAAACTGGACATTGTGAAGCACTACCGCTCCAAGGCAGCCTCAGAAGGATCAAAAACTGTTTCAGCTGATCTTGCTGCTGGTGGCATCCAAACATCGCTCAAACCGGAA GCCCAAGAAGATCCTAAACAACTGGAGCGGCTGAGCAATAAGGAGTTACTATTGCAGAATATTGATTATGCAATTGATATGTTACTGATATATGTCCTGACACTGTCTATTTTCCCCGGATTCTTATCTGAAGACACTGGAACACACAGTTTGGGCGGATG GTATGCGCTTGTATTGATAGCAATGTATAATGTGTGTGATTTAATTGGGAGATATATTCCACTCCTGAAATTCTTGAAGTTGGAGTCCCGGAAAGGTCTCATGATAGCCATTCTTTCTCGCTTCTTGCTCGTCCCGGCTTTCTATTTCACTGCCAAGTATGGAGACCAGGGCTGGATGATAATGCTAACATCTTTCTTGGGGTTAACTAATGGTTACCTCACTGTGTGTGTCCTCACTTCTGCACCGAAAGGTTACAAG GGACCGGAGCAAAATGCGTTGGGAAATCTGCTTGTATTGTTTCTTCTTGGTGGAATCTTTGCTGGGGTTACTCTTGACTGGTTGTGGCTTATAGGCAAGGGATGGTGA
- the LOC118029542 gene encoding cytochrome b6-f complex iron-sulfur subunit, chloroplastic codes for MASSTLSPATPSQLCSSKSGMFSPTQAVFVKATRTNMVLKERGMRITCQATSVPADDKVPDMGKRELMNLLLLGALSLPTAGMLVPYTYFFVPSGLGGGGGGTVAKDALGNDIIAEQWLKTHGPGDRTLSQGLKGDPTYLVVEKDRVLATYGINAVCTHLGCVVPWNQAEKKFICPCHGSQYNDQGRVVRGPAPLSLALAHCDVDDGKVVFVPWVETDFRTGDAPWWS; via the exons ATGGCTTCCTCTACGCTCTCCCCTGCCACTCCCTCACag CTATGCTCTAGCAAGAGTGGCATGTTCTCTCCTACACAGGCGGTGTTTGTGAAAGCAACAAGGACAAATATGGTGTTAAAGGAGAGAGGAATGAGAATTACATGCCAGGCTACAAGTGTTCCTGCTGATGATAAAGTGCCTGACATGGGTAAGAGGGAGCTTATGAATCTGCTTCTTTTGGGTGCTCTTTCACTCCCCACTGCTGGCATGTTGGTTCCTTACACCTATTTCTTTGTCCCTTCTGG GCtcggaggaggtggtggtggtacCGTTGCCAAGGATGCCCTTGGAAATGATATCATTGCAGAGCAATGGCTTAAGACTCACGGCCCTGGTGACCGAACCCTTTCCCAAGGATTAAAG GGAGATCCAACCTACCTTGTTGTGGAGAAAGATAGAGTTCTTGCAACTTATGGAATTAATGCAGTCTGCACACACCTTGGGTGTGTCGTGCCCTGGAATCAAGCTGAGAAGAAGTTCATCTGCCCCTGCCATGGATCACAGTACAATGACCAAGGAAGAGTTGTCCGAGGACCTGCTCCTCTG TCATTGGCACTGGCTCACTGCGATGTAGACGATGGCAAGGTGGTCTTCGTTCCATGGGTCGAAACAGATTTCAGAACCGGAGATGCTCCATGGTGGTCTTAA